GCATTGGATCTTGCTAAAGGGTTGAGCTACTTGAACTCCAAGAACATTGTGCACAGAGATCTGAAATCAGAAAATTTGCTTCTTGATAAAAATGGGAGAGTAAAGATAGCAGATTTCGGTTTGTCACGTCTTGAGGCTTCGATATTGAGTGAGATGACAGGCAAAACCGGCACCGCTGCATATATGGCCCCGGAAGTATTGGAGTCTAAGCCTTACAACAAGAAGTGTGACGTTTATAGCTTTGGGATTTGTTTATGGGAGATTTGCAGCTGCCAGATGCCCTACTCAGACTATTCACAAATGTCAGAGGTAACTTCTGCTGTTGTGTACAACAACTTAAGACCACAGATACCGAAAAGTTGTCCAAGCTCCTTGGCCAAAGTCATAAAAAGATGTTGGGATGCAGATCCAAGGAAAAGACCGGATATGGAGGAAGTTGTTACCATGTTAGAGGCGATTGAAAACTCAAAGCATCACCATGGTTGCTTCTGCTTCTCCATGCCGGAGACTAAGTATATAGGTAGCTAGCAAATCATACATGTAGATAATACAAGATACAAGTATTTACGCTGAAATCACAATTGTTTCTTTGTAACTTGATTATAGTTACTTCATGCAAAATTCAAGATATACTGTTAGTGACTTGAGTTTTTGCTTATCGTAAGAGAGCCCTTGTGTACGTTTGTCATGCATAGTGATGCAAGTCTCTTCTTCACTAACAATCTGAATTCAAGTTGGCATAATTTTTGAAGTATCAAGTTACAATTAGCATTGGTTTTGGAAGTTCATGTACTTCATTCATGCCATTCATATGTTGGATGTGATCATAGCTCATTGTTGATTACTTGTAAGTTATAACCAAAACAAAAGGTATACCAAAATGAAGAATGTTGGATTTTTAGAATCAGGCCATGCCCATAAAAAGATGTATTGATCCATTCAATTCTGCAATCCTAGTGTAATGTGACTGCTACATCCCTAGCTAGTGTATCTTCTTCATCAAGCTTCATTCTTGGTCTCCTTACCAACATCCCCAACAATTCTCCTCCAAAACCAGTGCTCAACCCACACTGATTCCATTGTCTCCATCGGCACATTCTTTGTCTCCGGTAGAAAGAAGTACACAAACAGTGTCATCACCATCACCCAACCTCCGAAAAAGAAGAAAATCCCAGCTTTGAAGTGGCAAAGCATAGCTAGAAAAGTTTGAGCAACAATAAAAGTGAACAAAAAATTCACCATCACATTGATACTTTGTCCAGCTGACCTAATCTCTAGAGGGAAAATCTCACTAGGAACCAACCACCCTAGAGGTCCCCAAGACCACCCGTATCCGGCTACGTATATGCCAATCAAAACCAGTACCAAATATGCATACCCTGTGCTCACTCCACCATGATCACCTAGTTGAGTTGCCATGACTCCCCCTACCATCATTTGTGACACCAACATTTGAAGTCCCCCACCTATGAACAAGGCCCTTCTGCCAAACTTGTCCACTATAATCATGGATATGAAGGTTGCTATTGTGGCAACTACACCAGTCATGACAGCAGACAAAAGTGATGCACTTTCACCTAAGCCAATTGTTCGAAAGAGAATTGGGGCATAAAAGGCTATGACATTGATTCCTGTCACTATTTGGAAAAATGGGATGGCTATTGCCATTACAAGTTGAGGCCTATACTTCCTCTCTAGGATTTTCCTAAAAGGGTGTTGGATGGTTTTGGAAATGTTGTTGGCCTTGATGAGATCTTCAAGTTCTAATTGAACATCTTCAACTCCTCTGATGCGCCGCAACATTACATTGGCTGTTTGGTGGTCTACACTACGCTGAATTAGACTGTTGGGTGTTTCCGGAAGGAAAAATGCGCCAATTGTTAAGATTGAGGCAGGAACTGCAGCAAGGGCTAAGGAAATTCTCCACCCCCAACCACCTTTGATCTTTTGAGTGCCATAGTTGATGAGGTTAGCTGATAATGCATCAATGCCAACACTAAATTGGAAGCCATTGCTAATTGCTCCTCTATATTTTGATGGTGCCATCTCTGATAGATATAAAGGAACAGACTGCACAAACAAAATAACATATATATTGGCATTTTCAAAGACATAAGATTTTCTATAATGTACCTATTGAACTTTTTCACATTGCAATAAAATAGCATGCCAAATATTTATCACAACATTAACATTCGGACGAAAGTTAATCCTTTCATCAAATTGAAAAAACATTTGAAGTAGGATCCTATTCTGATTCTATTCATTAGCGTGTCTTTCAAGTCATTTGCCTCCTCTATATTTACATAAGTAAGTAGTACCTGATTTGCAAAACCAACACCAACTCCAAGCAAGATGCGTCCTAGGATCAGCATGTAAATGTTCACGGCCGCACCGTTTAGAGCTGCACCAGCGAGGAATGCAGCACTGCCAGCAAGGATTGAAGGCTTGCGGCCATAAACTCTTGTGACAGAACTAGCAAATACAGACGCTACAAGGCCAGCTATACACAATGATGATGTGAAGGATGTCAACAACTCACTGTCAAATTTACAATAGTTGCTGATTTTGGTGTCTGATTTCATCCGAGTGTACACTTCCGGGAAGAACTTCTCAAGAAATGGCTCCATTGATGTCACTCCACCTTAGTTCAACAATCTAGAATTAAATTTCATGCACAAGTGACAAGTCTAGTGACAGTAGCTAATGTAATGCAAGTTAAAAAAATTCTAACCTGAAATTCCAATATCATAGCCGAAAATAACACCTCCTGTGGCGGCCATCATGCAAGAAAGGATGACAAATGGTGTCACCTTGCCATTGTATTGTCTACCTTCACCTGTCATTGCAACTCCGACCGCCATAGCTCAGCTTCTTCCTCCAAGCTCACACCAGCACAAAAAGAGAGGAGTGCTAGAGAGTTTAAGTTGAAGTTTCTAACTTATACATGGAGAATAGTAGGAGCAGCTGTCTTTCCTTGACCGGTTGAGATGAGCATATCAGAGCAAGCTTGATCTTGTGGGATATTTAAAGCTAGAATATCAAAAATGCTTTGGACTTCATAGGAACATGTAGACTAGTTTCAATCATTTTCAGTTGATCACTATCAAGCAGGACCATTCAACATGCATGTTCAACTTGTGTATATGTAGCTAAAATATATGTTTTACTTTTGGGATGCCAAAGATCCAGCCAGCGACATAGAGTGAGAATCTAAAGTGTGTGTTTAATTATATAGATTCTCATAACGATTTGCAGCATTTCAAGACCTTTGGCATGATTTGTACTTGCCATGATTTTTTATATACGATGTAAATACAGATAATTCTTGTATGCACGTCTGCACGACACGTAAATACACATAAATTTTAAACAGAGTCCTTTTTAAAATTCTAAACTTTGTACATGTGCGTATGTCAATGGCTAGCAATGGTTTCATCAGTTAACATAACAAACTAGGGTTTAGACGTTCATCAACAAGAAGATTATTCATTAAAAAGGTCAGAAGCTTCGACTTATGGAATACATCTTGCTTTTAATTTTGTTGAGCACCGTCGCATGGGTTCAAACATTCAAGTTGACATTTTTATTTTTACAATAAGCACCAAACACTACTTATTTAAATGGAAGAACACCTGTTAAGCCTGTTCTGCACTAAACCCAGTACCAAACAGATAATTCTTAAAGCAAAAATCAATATCAATCGCAACCTGATCAAACCCAGGACTACTAATACAGAGATAAAAATTCAATCTTTGGATGATTAAAGAAAAACAAGAACCCTAATTTGCAGAACCTTTTGATCAGCTGGAACCGAATTGCGAAATTCAAAAGGTGAAAATGAAATTAGGAAGAGAGAAAGGAGAGAGAAGAGCCAGGTCACTCAAAATTTTGGGAAATTTAAGATTTTCGGGTTGGCTGCTCAATGGGGTGGTGACACGTGGGCCGTAGATTGAGATTTTTTGGATAATCGGACGGCAGTGACAGTGCCTACGTGGGAGGTCCCACGTTGGTTACATTTTTTATGTTCTTATATGGTTGCCTATTTTGAATATTATTGATTTTGTAACGATTTGGTTTTGAAATTTAGTAATGGATGTGACAGACATGTAACATATATACAACTTCCTACAAGATAAACAGACGAATACAAATTGGAGGTAGTTTTGACCGCAGAATTTTACGCTAGTCAACTATGTGTTTGGATAAAATAGTTGTTACTTTGTCAACTATGTTGTACTTCATAAAATTATCTACTTGGAAACTATTTTACCTTGACAAATTATGATGACGAAAATGTTGGGAAACTCTTATGAAAGCTAATCATGTATAATAGCTGCTCATGCAAATGTAGTAGTCTGAGAGAGTGGACGTGAGTTACGGTCCGAAGATGTGCCTTCTTGGCTTATATCAATCACTTCTAGTGTGAGGTCTTTGATCGAGGCTTTTAAGAGGGGTGTAACTTACATCGTGTAAGTTGAAGATGTACTCCCACAGTAGTATTAACATGGTTAGTCAAAAGATTCATGGTCAGTCATTATTAGATTTACATCTAAGTGTTAAAAATAAAACAACTCTACTTTAAAATAATTGTCTCTACTTTTGGATTTAAATCTAATGGTGACTGACCATAAATCTTTTAATCAGTCACTGTGAACATGACTGTGTATTCCCATGTGTTTGGGTGATGATGAGGCTCTAGTGGGTCGATCACAAACTATGTAATAGTTTTTTTTCTATGAATAAAAGTTTGAATCTTTCTCGAAAATTTATGAAGAATTTTTTCCCTTACATTGTTTAGAAAGATAAGCACGTTTAGTAATTAGTAGAATCCAAACGTCATGGGAGGTATATATCGGTGGTGTTCATAAATTCTCCACTCTTCTTTCATTCTATCCCCAACAATATATTACAATGGACAAGAACCGATAGAGGTTGAACCGTAACCAAATTAATTTCAGAAGTTGCGATACACCCTTACAGTCAACCTCTAGAGTAAACTAGCTCAATGTGTTTATATGAGGTAAAACAAATACATATGTACACTATACACATAGTTTTTACATATTTGAATGGCCAAAGGCTTGCCAGGAAGCATTGGCCTAAGGCGGCCACCTCAACCCGCACCCCTCAAGGCCGACCCTGATTGTCGGCATATATGTAAAGACAACCTCTCCATCACATTGACAGTAAGAAATAACCGACGTTAAAATAGTCTCTAGAAACACACCATAACCTTGACACAACCACACAACTAATGACACTGAACACAACACAACCCTAGACCCTCACTCAATGATGAGGAGCGGATAACCCTAACCAAAACAAAGAAAAACTTTAAAAAAAAATATTACATTTTATTTTAGTGCTTTCATTTCACATTTTCAATTTAGACCGTTTTCTTCTATAGCTAGCAACACACAAAATAAAAATAAAAATAAATAACATAATCAATGAACGGGCCAATGCCCAATGGAAAAGGAGCAGTCCCCGCCCATTTGGAAAAGGAAATCCTTAACCTAATGGGAATGCCCTCATCCATTTTTTTTTCCTTTACGTATCCAAGAAGGAAAAGGCTTCCATCATTCAAGCTGCAAAACCTAACAGATTCCAAAAATTCGAGTTAGTGATCAGCAAAACCTTCAAGAAAGATGGAAGAGAAAAGAGGAGAGTCTCATGCGATGAAGACCAAGATTGATATCAAGAGTATGGACGATAAGCTGAAGAAGCATCTTGATAGAGTATGCATACAAACTGAGATAGAGAAGAAGAAGGGGCTAGAGAATCACAAAGTTCGAGCCATGGAATTCGAAATACAGAGGACACAAGAATGGGCAATAGATCCTGCAACGCTGGTTATAAACAAAGAAGCATTTGCTCGTGGAGCCTTTGCTTCAGTTCACAAAGGTCGCTACCAGGATCAAGAAGTTGCTGTTAGAATATTGGATTGGGGAGAAGACGAGGGAGGATTCTTGCAAACAGATTTTCAGCGCGAGATTTCTATTTGGTACAAGCTCCAACACCCCAACATTACCAAATGCATTGGAGCTACAACAATCGTTAGTAACTCTGCTTGGGTGATCAGCGAGTATGTACCTGGAGGTACTCTCAGGTCTCACCTGAAGAAGTTTCGCGAAAGGAAGCTGCCTTTCAAGGTTGTCTTGCAACTAGCATTGGATCTTGCCAAAGGATTGAGCTATTTGCACTCCAAGAACATTGTGCACAGAGATGTGAAAACAGACAATTTGCTTCTTGATAAAAATGAGAGAGTAAAGATAGCAGATTTCGGTGTGTCACGTCTTGAGGCTTCGATATTGAGCGAGATGACAGGCCACACCGGCACCCTTCAATACATGGCTCCTGAGGTCTTGGAGTCGAAACCATACAACAAGAAGTGTGACGTCTATAGCTTTGGGATTTGTTTATGGGAGATATGCAGCTGCCAGTTGCCCTACTCAGTCTACTCTAAGGATTCATCAGTGTTAGAGGTAACTTCTGCTATTGTGAACAAAAACTTAGACCACAGTAGCAAGCCCAACTGCATCAGTGCCCGAGTTAGGGTTACAGAGCCGCCGTCATCGCGACTTAGTCCGGCAGCCTTCCCCGTCGAGAGGCCATGACAACCAGCCGCTGGTACCTCCCCTGGCTAGCAGCCAATCACAATCAAGCCAAACGCAACCTTCTTATCTTCAAGCCTCTGCAATATATCCGCCGTTGCTGACGAAGCTCGCACCACCGACCGACGCTCGCCGCACCTAGATGCCGACCTGTCTCTTCAAGAACTTGCCCCGACGACCAGTAAAACCACCGACGTAGACACCAGCCTCCTCTCCGCTATCACTGCTCACAACGAATCTGATCCCAAGCAAACCCAAGAACATAGCACCCCCAAGCCTTGACAGAATCACCCCAAGACCAAACGACGATCACCACGAGCGAATGAAACGTACGCCGTATGGAACTTAGCAGCCAGGTCTCCCCGCCGCCCTTCAACCAAAACCTAGGTTTTAGGTTTTGGGATACTCAGCTCCTCCTATAGCGGAGCGAATTTTTCAAAGGGTTTTGTTAATTGATTTCAAAGTTGTTTCTTTGTAACTTGATAATATATAGTTACTTCATACAAAATTCAAGATATATTGTTAGTGACTTGAGTTTGTGCTTATTGTAAGAGAGCCCTTGTATACGTTTGTCACAGTGATGCAAGTCTCGTCTTCACTAATAATCTGAATTCAAGTTGGCATAGTTTTTGAAGTATCAAGTTGGCATTGGTTTTGGAAGTTCATGTACTTCGATCATTTATGCCTTTCATATGTAATATGTTGGATGTGATCATAGCTCATTGTTGATTACTTTCAAGTTTTTACCAAAAAGTAAATCAAAATGAAGAAAATTGGATTTTGGAATCAGGCCATGCCCATAAAATGATGTATTTGCACATTCAATTCTGCACCCCTAGTGTAATCTGAATGCTATGTATCTTCTTCATCAAGCTTCATTCTTCAACTCCTTACCAACATCCCCAACAATTCTCCTCCAAAACCAGTGCTCAACCCACACTGATTCCATCGTCTCCATTGGCACATTCTTTGTCTCCGGCAGAAAGAAGTACACAAATAGTGTCATCACCATCACCCAACCTCCGAAAAAGAAGAAAATCCCAGCCTTGAAGTGGCAAAGCATAGCTAGAAAAGTTTGAGCAACAATAAAAGTGAACAAAAAATTCACTACCACATTGATACTTTGTCCAGCTGACCTAATCTCTAGAGGGAAAATCTCACTAGGAACCAACCACCCTAGAGGTCCCCAAGACCACCCGAATCCGGCTACGTATATGCCAATCAAAACCAGTACTAAATATGCATACCCTGTGCTCACTCCACCATGATCACCTAGTTGAGTTGCCATGACTCCCCCTACCATCATTTGTGACACCAACATTTGAAGTCCCCCACCTATGAACAAGGCCCTTCTGCCAAACTTGTCCACTATAAGCATGGATATGAAGGTTGATATTGTGCCAACTACACCAGTCATGACAGCAGACAAAAGTGATGCACTTTCACCTAAGCCAATTGTTCGAAAGAGAATTGGGGCATAAAAGGCTATGACATTGATTCCTGTCACCTGCTGGAAAAAAGGGATGGCTATTGCCATTACAAGTTGAGGCCTATACTTCCTCTCTAGGATTTTCCTAAAAGGGTGTTGGATGGTTTTGGAAATGTTGTTGGCCTTGATGAGATCTTCAAGTTCTAATTGAACATCTTCAACTCCTCTGATGCGCCGCAACATTAGCATAGCTGTTTGGTGGTCTACACTACGCTGAATTAGACTGTTGGGTGTTTCCGGAAGGAAAAATGCACCGAGTGTTAAGACTGAGGCAGGCACTGCAGCAAGGGCTAAGGAAATTCTCCACCCCCAACCACCTTCGATCTTTTGAGTGCCATAGTTGATGAGGTTAGCTGATAATGCACCAATGCCAACACTAAATTGGAAGCCATTGCTAATTGCTCCTCTATATTTTGATGGTGCCATCTCTGATAGATATAAAGGAACAGACTGCACAAACAAAATAACATATATATTGGCATTTCCAAAGACATAAGATTTTGTATAATGTACCTATTGAACTTTTTCACATTGCAATAAAATAGCATGCCAAATATTTATCACAACATTAACATTCGGACGAAAGTTAATCATTTCATCAAATTGAAAAAACATTTGAAGCAGGATTCGATTCTATTCTGATTCTATTCATTGGAGTGTCTTTCAAGTCATTTGCCTCCTCTATATTTATATAAGAAAGTTGTACCTGATTTGCAAAACCAACACCAACTCCAAGCAAGATGCGTCCTAGGATCAGCATGTAAATGTTCACAGCCGCACCGTTTAGAGCTGCACCAGCGAGGAATGCAGCACCGCCAGCAAGGATTGAAGGCTTGCGGCCATAAGCTCTTGTGACAGAACTAGCAAAAACAGACGCTACAAGGCCAGCTATATACAGTGATGATGTGAAGGATGTCAACAACTCACTGTCAAATTTACAGTAGTTGCTGATTTTGGCGTCTGATTTCATCCGAGTGTACACTTCCGGGAAGAACTTCTCGAGAAATGGCTCCATTGATGTCACTCCACCTTAATTCAACAATCTAGAATTAAATTTCATGCACAAGTGACAAGTCTAGTGACAGTAGCTAATGTAATGCAAGTTAAAAAAATTCTAACCTGAAATTCCAATATCATAGCCGAAAATAACACCTCCTGTGGCGGCCATCATGCAAGAAAGGATGACAAATGGTGTGACCTTGCCATTGTATTGTCCACCTTCACCTGTCATTGCAACTCCGACCGCCATAGCTCAGCTTCTTCCTCCAAGCTCACACCAGCACAAAAAGAGAGGAGTGCTAGAGAGTTTAAGTTGAAGTTTCTAACTTATACATGGAGAATAGTAGGAGCAGCTGTCTTTCCTTGACCGGTTGAGATCAGCATATCAGAGCAAGCTTGATCTTGTGGGATATTCAAAGCTAGAATATCAAAAATGTTTTGGACTTCATAGGAACATGTAGACTAGTTTCAATCATTTTCAGTTGATCACTATCAAGCAGGACCATTCAACATGGATGTTCAAGTTGTGTGTATAGAGAGCTAACTAGAGAAGGGCTTGTTGGGATAAGGCTACAAATTCTCAAAGAGAAAGTTAAAGAATGAATGGACAAAAGAAATGGTCCTAGTCCTGCAACCCCAATTATTGGAACAAAAATATTATGAAATTTCACAGAGAGTATTATTGCACTTAAATAAACTTTTTTTAGCCTTAATCAAGGTCTTATTTCTATGTTGTCAAAAAAAAAAAAAAAAAAAGGTCTTATTTCTATATCCTCAATTGCATAAGTCTTGGTCTTGGTTTCATGGTTTGTCATGACATTAAGTTTAGACTTAGGTGTCCAGTAGCAATGTGACACCAAGTGCAGGGATTACTGTACGGATCACAACAGGGACTAGAGAGTTGGGTTGGAACAGAGGCCATGGCTGTGAAGCTGAGAGATGGGTATTGGGTGGTGGAGGCAAAGCTTTCTTGAGCGGGACGAAGACGAGGGTAAAATGAAAAAGAAAAAATATAAAAGAAAAAAAATTCTGTGGGCTAGCGGAGATGGGCTACGTCTTGGCGGTTAGTGTGTGATGGGCCAAAACGGGCTGAGGGGGACCACCGTTTAAAAACCATAAAAACCTGAAATTACTTCTTATAGGGCCAGATACTTGTATCATAGTGGGCCTGGACTTTTTATTGATTTGCCAGTGAAGTTTAATGAAACGGGGCGTGTTTAAAATGAAACGGCCG
Above is a window of Fragaria vesca subsp. vesca linkage group LG7, FraVesHawaii_1.0, whole genome shotgun sequence DNA encoding:
- the LOC101302797 gene encoding serine/threonine-protein kinase HT1-like, whose protein sequence is MKNKIDIKSMDDKLKKHVDRVLCDMEKKNKKTEIVGAMAVQKPQEWALNPAKLVINKEAFARGAFATVHKGRYNDEEVAVRKLDWGEDEGGFLQRDFQREISVWYSLDHPNITKCIGATTLMVGSSACVVAEYVPGGTLRSHLKKFRETKLKFKVVLQLALDLAKGLSYLNSKNIVHRDLKSENLLLDKNGRVKIADFGLSRLEASILSEMTGKTGTAAYMAPEVLESKPYNKKCDVYSFGICLWEICSCQMPYSDYSQMSEVTSAVVYNNLRPQIPKSCPSSLAKVIKRCWDADPRKRPDMEEVVTMLEAIENSKHHHGCFCFSMPETKYIGS
- the LOC101303078 gene encoding hexose carrier protein HEX6-like — protein: MAVGVAMTGEGRQYNGKVTPFVILSCMMAATGGVIFGYDIGISGGVTSMEPFLEKFFPEVYTRMKSDTKISNYCKFDSELLTSFTSSLCIAGLVASVFASSVTRVYGRKPSILAGSAAFLAGAALNGAAVNIYMLILGRILLGVGVGFANQSVPLYLSEMAPSKYRGAISNGFQFSVGIDALSANLINYGTQKIKGGWGWRISLALAAVPASILTIGAFFLPETPNSLIQRSVDHQTANVMLRRIRGVEDVQLELEDLIKANNISKTIQHPFRKILERKYRPQLVMAIAIPFFQIVTGINVIAFYAPILFRTIGLGESASLLSAVMTGVVATIATFISMIIVDKFGRRALFIGGGLQMLVSQMMVGGVMATQLGDHGGVSTGYAYLVLVLIGIYVAGYGWSWGPLGWLVPSEIFPLEIRSAGQSINVMVNFLFTFIVAQTFLAMLCHFKAGIFFFFGGWVMVMTLFVYFFLPETKNVPMETMESVWVEHWFWRRIVGDVGKETKNEA
- the LOC101303378 gene encoding serine/threonine-protein kinase HT1-like; its protein translation is MEEKRGESHAMKTKIDIKSMDDKLKKHLDRVCIQTEIEKKKGLENHKVRAMEFEIQRTQEWAIDPATLVINKEAFARGAFASVHKGRYQDQEVAVRILDWGEDEGGFLQTDFQREISIWYKLQHPNITKCIGATTIVSNSAWVISEYVPGGTLRSHLKKFRERKLPFKVVLQLALDLAKGLSYLHSKNIVHRDVKTDNLLLDKNERVKIADFGVSRLEASILSEMTGHTGTLQYMAPEVLESKPYNKKCDVYSFGICLWEICSCQLPYSVYSKDSSVLEVTSAIVNKNLDHSSKPNCISARVRVTEPPSSRLSPAAFPVERP
- the LOC101303660 gene encoding hexose carrier protein HEX6-like produces the protein MAVGVAMTGEGGQYNGKVTPFVILSCMMAATGGVIFGYDIGISGGVTSMEPFLEKFFPEVYTRMKSDAKISNYCKFDSELLTSFTSSLYIAGLVASVFASSVTRAYGRKPSILAGGAAFLAGAALNGAAVNIYMLILGRILLGVGVGFANQSVPLYLSEMAPSKYRGAISNGFQFSVGIGALSANLINYGTQKIEGGWGWRISLALAAVPASVLTLGAFFLPETPNSLIQRSVDHQTAMLMLRRIRGVEDVQLELEDLIKANNISKTIQHPFRKILERKYRPQLVMAIAIPFFQQVTGINVIAFYAPILFRTIGLGESASLLSAVMTGVVGTISTFISMLIVDKFGRRALFIGGGLQMLVSQMMVGGVMATQLGDHGGVSTGYAYLVLVLIGIYVAGFGWSWGPLGWLVPSEIFPLEIRSAGQSINVVVNFLFTFIVAQTFLAMLCHFKAGIFFFFGGWVMVMTLFVYFFLPETKNVPMETMESVWVEHWFWRRIVGDVGKELKNEA